The genomic interval AATCTGGCACGCCAGCGACGGAAACGCGTACTCCGAGGAAACCGTGCCGACTATGATCGCGTCGAGCGCGCCCGGCTTGACGCCCGCCCGCTCGAGCGCCGTGCGGCTGGCGTCGGTGGCGATCTCCGCCAGCGACTCGCCCTGGCGCATCGCGTAGCGACTGCCGATTCCGGTGCGCGACCGTATCCATTGGTCGGAGGTGTCCATGTAGCGCTCGAGATCCTGGTTGGTCAGAGCGGTGCGCGGGACGGCCCGTCCGGTGGCGATAATTCTTGAACCCATGATGAACCGGTCAGCTCTGGACGGCGGCCCTGAACGCCAGCGTCGTGTTGGTGCCGCCAAACCCGAATGAATTGTTGAGCGCGATCCGGATGGTGGCGGGGCGCGCCTTGTTGGGCACGTAATCGAGGTCGCATTCGGGGTCGGGAAATTCCTGGTTGATGGTCGGCGGCATCATCCCGCGATTGATGGCGAGGACCGTGTACACCGACTCGATCGCGCCGGCCGCGCCGAGGGTGTGCCCGGTCATCGATTTGGTCGAACTAATCGCAACTTTCGCGGCGCGCTCGCCGAAGACGCGCTTTACCGCTTGAGTCTCGGCGATATCGCCTTGCTCGGTCGAAGTGCCATGGGCGTTGATATAATCGACCTCGTTGGGATCGAGATCGCTGTCTTCGAGGCACATCCGCATGCACTTGGCCGCGCCGCGCCCCTCGGGCGCGGGAGAGGTGATGTGGTAGGCGTCGCTGTTGGCGGCGTAACCGCAGACCTCGGCTATGATCCCGGCGCCGCGCGCGATGGCGGCGTCGCGTTCCTCGAGGATCAGCGCCGCCGATCCTTCCGCCATCACGAATCCGTCGCGCTGCTTGTCGAATGGACGGCTGGCCTTCTCCGGCACTTCGTTGTGGGTCGAAAGCGCGCGCATCGCGGCGAATCCGCCCACCCCGAGCGAGGTGATTGCCGCCTCCGAGCCGCCCGTGATCGCGGCGTCGAGATAGCCGAGCCTGATCATCCGGTAGGCCTCGCCGATCGCATGGCTGCCCGACGCGCAGGCGCTGGTAGTCGTAAAATTGACGCCGCGCGCTCCGTAACGAATCGAGATTTGGCCCGGCGCAAGGTTGCCGATCAGCTTGGGGATGAAGAACGGCGTAATGTGACGCAGCCCGGTCTCCATGAAGACCTTATGGTACTCCTCGATGGTGCACAGGCCGCCGATGCCGACGCCGATCAACACGCCGACCTGGTCGGCGTTGTCTTCGGTGATCTTGAGCCCCGACTGTCGCATCGCCTGCTCGGCCGATGCGACAGCATATTGGATGAAGGGGTCCATTTTTTTGACGTCGCGCTTTTCGATCCAGTCTTCCGGATTAAAATCCTTCACCTCGCCTGCTATCCGGGTGGGAAATCCCGAGGCGTCAAAGCGCGTAATCAGCCCAATACCGGACCGCCCCGCCATCAGGGCTTCCCAGTTCTTGTCCACTCCGACTCCGAGCGGAGTCACCAATCCTACTCCGGTGACCACCACGCGGCGCTCAAGCATCGGTCTCATCAGACCCCCTCATCCTCCATCGAGTTCGCGGCTTAATAATCTACCAGAAGACAGCGCCGGTCGAGAATCCGGGCTCGCGGGGAGTGCATCAGTTGGAAATTCCGGCAGATGGAACGCGCCAGCCGTTCGGGCGCGACCGCGGCAAGATTGCGGCGATAGCGCGGGTTGCCGTGCCGGCGGCAGTCCCTGGTGGCGGGAGCAGGGAGTCCTCACTCATCTTCGAACAGTTCGGCGAACAACTCGCGGACCCTGCTCTTCGCCTCGCGCAACGCTTGGCGGCCCTTTGGAGTTGCTTTGTAGAGACGGCGGGCATGCCGGCCGTTCCTTTTCTCAAAAGAGCGCAGATAGCCTTCGCGTTCCAATCCATGCAGCAGGGGATACAGGGTCCCAGCGCTCAGCCGGTAACCATGGCGTCCCAGCTCCTCGATAATCCCCAAGCCGAAGATCGGCTCTTTCGACGCATGGTGAAGGATGTGCAGCCGGATCAGACCCGAATAGATTGCGTTGGATGCCGCCATGTACTATCGTCTTTCGATATCGAATTAAGCTAACAATGCCAGGCAGAGAGCGCAAGTCCGGCGCGCCGGACTTGCCAGACTGTCGGCGCTCTCCGCCGCCGCGCAGGAGTCATTTGCACGAATAGCTGATGCAGGTGTGGACGGTATCTGGAGTGACCATGAACAAGTTTTTGGTTTCCAGCCGGAATGCCGGGAGCGTGATTTTCATTCGAGTGGCTGTGGGGCTGATCTTTTTGACCCAGGGCATCCTCAAATACATCGACCCTCACATGGGTGTTCTTCGGTTTGCCAAACTCGGATTTCCGTACCCCGGATACACGGCGCATTTCGTGGGAACCTTCGAGATTGCTTGCGGCCTGCTGGTCTTGTTCGGTCTGTTCACGAGCGTCGCCAGCGTTCCACTCCTGATCGTAATCCTGACGGCGATCGCGACGACCAAAATCCCGGAACTGTTCCACTCCGGCCAGGGCTTCTGGTTCATGGTAAGCGACGCACGGACGGACTTCGCGATGACGATGAGTTTGCTTTTCCTAATCAGTGCTGGAGCCGGCTCATGGTCTCTCGACGCGTGGTTGCGGGAAGAAACCCCGCACGAAGCAAGTTAGCCGTGGTCGAGAATCCGCGATCCGCCCGCCGCGGGCGATTGCGTTTGTCGCGATACGCCGGCCTTGCATCCAAACTTGAACCGATGAAACAATCCAGCGGTGCCGCCTAGCAATCCCGCAGACGATCCGTTCACAAAACTCGCGCAGAATCTCGGCGAACTCGAGATTGTGATCGGCGAGCGCGCCCGGCCCGCGATTGCCGGCGTGCGCGAGGGCCTGCGCGACGCGCTCGCATGCCGCGCGCGCGGCGATATGGCCGGCTCGATCGCCGCGATTCGCACCGCGATGGAACGGCTGGCCAATCTCGGCAGCACGCTCGATCCGGAAGAGGGCGCGATGATGCGGTTTATCGCGGAACGATTCACCGCCGCGCTCGGCGCCGGTGACAAGGGTGACGCGAAAACCGTGGTGGACGTGATGCGCCGCAAAGCCGGCGACACCAAGGACGACGACAAAAAAGACTGGTGACCGTGGCCGCGCAATTGTCGTCCGCGCGTGTCCCGCAGGCGGATTTGACAACGTCCGCCACTAAAGAAAAAAAGCAAAAAAGTGAAAAACCGAAAACCAAAACCGGCGGATTTGGCGACCGCCCCAAAACCACGCGGTGGTGACATCTTGGCGAGTGCAGCGGATAGCAAAGTGAACCGGCCCGGCCTGGACCAAACCTGTATCAACGCGATTCGCGTGCTGACGATCGACGCGGTCCAAAAGGCGAACTCCGGGCACTGCGGATTGCCGATGGCGATGGCGCCGGTGGGCTATCTGCTCTACACGCGGTTCATGCGCCACAACCCGAGAAATCCAGAGTGGTTCGGGCGCGATCGATTTGTGCTGTCGGCCGGCCACGGCTCGATGCTCCTCTACAGCCTGCTCTATCTCACTGGCTACGACGTTTCGCTCGACGACATCAAGCAATTTCGCCAGCTCGGAAGCAAAACGCCCGGACATCCCGAGTACGGCGCGATCGAAGGCGTCGAGACGACCACCGGCCCGCTCGGCCAGGGCTTCGGCAACGGGGTTGGAATGGCGATGGCGGCGAAGCATCTCGAAGCGCGCTTCGAGCGCGACAAATCGGGGCTGTTCGATCATCGCATCTTCGGCATTTGCAGCGATGGCGACTTGATGGAAGGTGTCGCCAGCGAGGCGGCGTCGATCGCGGGTCATCTCGGGCTGGGCAACATCGTCTATATCTACGACGACAACCACGTGACCATCGACGGCCACACCGAGCTCAGCTTCGACGAGGACGTGTGCAAACGCTTCGACGCTTACAAATGGCATACCCAGGTCGTCGAGGATGCGAACGATCTCGCGGCGCTGTCCAAGGCGATCGAAAATGGAATCAAGGAGAGGAGCCGGCCGTCGCTGATCCGGGTCCGCTCGATCATCGGCTACGGCAGCCCGCATAAGCAGGGGACCTCGGCCGCGCACAGCAATCCGCTCGGCGTCGAAGAGGTGAAGCTGACCAAGGAATTCTACGGATATCCGACCGAGCCGCCATTCTTTGTTCCCGACGATGTGCTGGCGCATTTCCACGAATGCGTCGAGCGTGGCGAGGATCTCGAGCGGGCGTGGAACGCAAAGTTCGGGGCATACTCCAAAAAAAATTCCGCCGAGGCCGCCGAATTCCAGGCGGCGCTGGCGAAAGATCTACCCAACGGATGGGACGCCGAGCTGCCGGTCTTCACGCCCAAGGATTCTCTCGCGACCCGGGTGTCAGCCGCGCAGGCCGAGGCGGCGATCGGGAAAAAAGTCTGGAATCTGTTCGGCGGCTCCGCCGACTTGAACGAGTCCACCTTCACCGACGTCAAGGACGGCGGCGATTTCGAGCGCGGGCATTTCGAAGGCCGCAATCCGCATTTCGGAATCCGCGAGCACGGCATGTGCGCGATCCTCAACGGCCTCGCGCTGCACGGCGGGTTCATCCCCTACGGCTCGAGCTTCCTGTGCTTTACCGACTACGCACGGCCGTCGATTCGGCTGGCGGCAATGATGGAACTCCAGGTGGTGTTCGTCTTTACCCATGATTCAATCGGCGTGGGCGAGGACGGCCCGACTCATGAACCGATCGAGCATCTGTCGTCGCTGCGCGCGATTCCGCATCTCACCGTGATTCGCCCCGGCGATGCGAACGAGGCGGTCGAGGCCTGGCGCACCGTCATGACTCACACGCATGGCCCGGTTCTGCTCGCGCTCTCGCGCCAGAAGGTTCCGACGCTCGATCGCACGAAGATGGCGCCCGCCAGCGGCGCCCGGCGCGGCGCGTACGTGCTGACGGAGAGCGCCGGACGGCCGCCGGAGATCATTCTGATTGCGTCGGGGTCGGAACTGTCGCTGGTGGTCGATGCGAAAGCGAAGCTTGAAGAGAAGGGCAAGTCGGTGCGCGTGGTGAGCATGCCCAGCGAGAATATTTTCGAGCAGCAGGACCAGGCCTATCGCGACTCGGTACTGCCGCCGGGCATTCGGCGCCGGCTCGCGGTCGAAGCGGGCGCGCCGATGTCATGGTACCGATGGGTCGGACTCGACGGCGAGATTATCGGGATGACGACTTTCGGCGCGTCGGGCAAATACGAAGAAGTGATGAAGCATTTCGGCTTCACCGTGGACAACGTCGTCAAGCACGCGCTGAAATTGCTCGCGCGCTAGCGGGCGAGAGAGAACGATCTGGCGCGGACCCGGCGTCATCGGCTAACTTTGCGATCTCGACTCCATTGCCTGACGGACTGGTATGCCTCAACCGAAATTAATCATTCTGAACGACGCGCAGGAACTCTACGTCCGTGCCGCCGAAGAGACGGCGCATATCACCGGCGAGGCGATCTGCACCCACGGCGAGTTCACGCTCTGTCTCTCGGGCGGTTCGACGCCCGCCGCCACCTACGATTTGCTGGCGACGCGGTTCCATCTGAGCGTCGATTGGAAGGAAGTGCAATTTTTCTGGGGCGACGAACGATGCGTCCCGCCCGATCACGCCGAGAGCAATTACGCGATGGCGAATCGCACGATGCTGAGCAAGCTCGCGCTGCGGCCCGATCAGGTGCATCGGATGCGCGGCGAAGACCCGCCGGCGTCGGCGGCTGCCGCTTACGAAGATGAATTGCGAAAACGGTTCGGCCTCGGCGCCGGTGAGTTCCCGCGCTTCGACCTCGTGATGCTCGGGCTGGGTGACAATCGCCATACTGCATCGCTGTTTCCGGGCGATCCTGCGATTCACGAAACGCAGCGCCTGGTGGTCGCCGTGGAGGTTGACGCCGAGCCGCGGGGCCGCCTCACGATCACGCCGCCGGTGATCAACAATGCGCAGCGCGTGATGTTCCTGGTGGCGGGGCAGGGCAAGGCGGCGGCGGTGAAAGATGTCCTGGAAGGGCCGCGCGACCCGGACAAGTTCCCCGCGCAGATCGTTGCGCCACAGGACGGCGAGGTCATTTGGCTGCTCGACAAAGCCGCCGCCAGTCTGCTTTCGCCGCGCTGAATCAGGCAGGCCGCGTGCCGGGTGGCATCAAAGGATAGACGCGATGTTTCGATTCGTATTGCGCCACTTCACCGCGGTTCTGATCGTTGCCGCAGTCGCCGGCTGGGCTTTGTTTTACCTGCCGCAGACTCCGAGCTGGGCCGTGCTCCGGATGAAGCAGGCGATCGACGCGCGCGACGGCGACGGCGCTTCCCGATACGTCGATTTTGAAAGCGTCGTGAAGCGCGCGGGTCACGAGATGGTGAGCAAGCAGGGCGGCAGCGACCCGCTAAGCGCGATGATCGGGAACGCGGCGATCGATCTTTTTGCCAAGCCGATGGCGCAGATAACGCGGGCGTGGGCGGTCAAGAAAGTCGATGACGGTGCGCGCGAGGTGCAGATGCCCGGCGCGGCGGTGGCGGCCTCGATCGTGCTTTTGCATCGAAACGGCGACACGGCGTTCACGGACTTCAAGGACAACAAGGGGCAGGAGTGGGAAATCCACATGGCGCGCGGTGAGGACGGCGCCTGGCGCGTTACCGAAATCAAAAACATCGAGCAACTGCTGCAAAAGCTCCAGCACGACCAACAGAAGCATATCGACGCGCCTTAGCGGGCGGGTTACGGGAATGTTTCGGCGCGCCTGCGTTTACTCTGCTCCCAGCGACAGGTACAATAGAGTTCACACGCGGGCGAACCTATGAGGCTCGGCCGCGCTTTAGCATCCGGCGCAAAATGAGACGTCCAGACATAAGAAATTTAGCCATCGTCGCCCACGTCGATCACGGTAAAACCACTTTGGTCGATGCGATGCTGCGGCAGTCGGGCGTTTTCCGCGCCAACGAGCAGGTGATCGATCGCGTGATGGATTCCAACGCGCTCGAACGCGAACGCGGCATCACGATCATGGCCAAGAACACCTCGATCCTGTGGGGTGAAACGCGGATCAACATCGTCGATACTCCGGGCCACTCGGATTTCGGCGGCGAGGTCGAGCGCACGCTGTCAATGGTGGACGGCGTGTTGCTGCTGGTCGATGCGTGCGAGGGGCCGCTGCCGCAGACGCGGTTCGTGCTCAAGAAGGCGCTCGAGTCGAAGCTGCCCGCGATCCTCTGCATCAACAAGATCGATCGCGCCGACGCGCGCGCGCCCGAGGTCCTCGACGAGGTGTACGATCTGTTCATCGACCTCGGCGCGAACGAAAGCCAGCTCGATTTCCCGGTGCTCTATACGCAGGCGCGCGCCGGCACCGCATCGCTCAGGCTCGACGACCCGAGCGAAAACCTGGTGCCGCTGTTCGACGCGATCGTCGCGCACCTGCCCGGCCCCGAAGTCGATCCCGAAGCGACGCTGCAATTCCAGGTCAATAATATCGACTACGACGATTACGTCGGCCGCCTCGCGGTCGGCAGGATCATCGCCGGCTCGATGACGGCGTCGCAGAACTATTCGCTGTGCCGACGCGACGGCAAGACCGTGGTCTGCAAGGTCGCGCACATCTATGGATGGCAGGGGCTCACGCGCGTCGAGCGTGAAACCGCCCGCGCGGGCGAGATAGTGATCGTGGCGGGCATCGAGGACATCGCGATCGGTGAAACGATCGCCGACCTCGAGAACCCGCGTCCGCTGCCGCCTATTCGCATCGACGAGCCGACCGTGGCGATGACTTTCTCGGTGAACAATTCTCCGTGGGCGGGCCGCGAAGGAGATTTTGTCACCTCGCGGAAGCTGGGCGAACGAATCGAATTCGAAGCGCGGCGCAACGTCAGCACTCGGGTCGAGCAACTGACGCCTGACGCCTGGCGGGTGATGGGCCGCGGCGAATTGCAGCTCGCGGTGATCGTCGAGACCATGCGCCGCGAAGGCTACGAGATGCAGGTCTCGAAGCCCACCGTCATCACCAAGCAGGCCGGCGGCGAGATACTCGAGCCGATGGAGATGCTGGTGATCGACATCCCGGCGGAATGTATCGGCGTGGTCACGCAGATGCTCTCGGCGCGCAAGGGCAAGATGCGCACGATGGTTACCCATGCGAGCAGCCGCGTGAGGCTGGAATACGACATTCCCGCGCGCGGCCTGATCGGGTTTCGCGGCCGATTTCTCGAAAATACCCGCGGCAACGGCCTGATGAACACGTTGTTCAACGGCTACGCGCCGTGGTCGGGAACGATTCGCTCGCGCGCCAACGGGGCGATGATTTCCGATCGCGAGGGCGTCACCACGGCTTACGCGATCTTTCATTTGCAGGAGCGCGGGATATTCTTCGTCGGACCCGGCGAGCCGGTTTACGA from Candidatus Binatus sp. carries:
- the tkt gene encoding transketolase, producing the protein MASAADSKVNRPGLDQTCINAIRVLTIDAVQKANSGHCGLPMAMAPVGYLLYTRFMRHNPRNPEWFGRDRFVLSAGHGSMLLYSLLYLTGYDVSLDDIKQFRQLGSKTPGHPEYGAIEGVETTTGPLGQGFGNGVGMAMAAKHLEARFERDKSGLFDHRIFGICSDGDLMEGVASEAASIAGHLGLGNIVYIYDDNHVTIDGHTELSFDEDVCKRFDAYKWHTQVVEDANDLAALSKAIENGIKERSRPSLIRVRSIIGYGSPHKQGTSAAHSNPLGVEEVKLTKEFYGYPTEPPFFVPDDVLAHFHECVERGEDLERAWNAKFGAYSKKNSAEAAEFQAALAKDLPNGWDAELPVFTPKDSLATRVSAAQAEAAIGKKVWNLFGGSADLNESTFTDVKDGGDFERGHFEGRNPHFGIREHGMCAILNGLALHGGFIPYGSSFLCFTDYARPSIRLAAMMELQVVFVFTHDSIGVGEDGPTHEPIEHLSSLRAIPHLTVIRPGDANEAVEAWRTVMTHTHGPVLLALSRQKVPTLDRTKMAPASGARRGAYVLTESAGRPPEIILIASGSELSLVVDAKAKLEEKGKSVRVVSMPSENIFEQQDQAYRDSVLPPGIRRRLAVEAGAPMSWYRWVGLDGEIIGMTTFGASGKYEEVMKHFGFTVDNVVKHALKLLAR
- a CDS encoding DUF2939 domain-containing protein, whose product is MFRFVLRHFTAVLIVAAVAGWALFYLPQTPSWAVLRMKQAIDARDGDGASRYVDFESVVKRAGHEMVSKQGGSDPLSAMIGNAAIDLFAKPMAQITRAWAVKKVDDGAREVQMPGAAVAASIVLLHRNGDTAFTDFKDNKGQEWEIHMARGEDGAWRVTEIKNIEQLLQKLQHDQQKHIDAP
- a CDS encoding DoxX family protein, whose product is MNKFLVSSRNAGSVIFIRVAVGLIFLTQGILKYIDPHMGVLRFAKLGFPYPGYTAHFVGTFEIACGLLVLFGLFTSVASVPLLIVILTAIATTKIPELFHSGQGFWFMVSDARTDFAMTMSLLFLISAGAGSWSLDAWLREETPHEAS
- the pgl gene encoding 6-phosphogluconolactonase, whose protein sequence is MPQPKLIILNDAQELYVRAAEETAHITGEAICTHGEFTLCLSGGSTPAATYDLLATRFHLSVDWKEVQFFWGDERCVPPDHAESNYAMANRTMLSKLALRPDQVHRMRGEDPPASAAAAYEDELRKRFGLGAGEFPRFDLVMLGLGDNRHTASLFPGDPAIHETQRLVVAVEVDAEPRGRLTITPPVINNAQRVMFLVAGQGKAAAVKDVLEGPRDPDKFPAQIVAPQDGEVIWLLDKAAASLLSPR
- the typA gene encoding translational GTPase TypA; this translates as MRRPDIRNLAIVAHVDHGKTTLVDAMLRQSGVFRANEQVIDRVMDSNALERERGITIMAKNTSILWGETRINIVDTPGHSDFGGEVERTLSMVDGVLLLVDACEGPLPQTRFVLKKALESKLPAILCINKIDRADARAPEVLDEVYDLFIDLGANESQLDFPVLYTQARAGTASLRLDDPSENLVPLFDAIVAHLPGPEVDPEATLQFQVNNIDYDDYVGRLAVGRIIAGSMTASQNYSLCRRDGKTVVCKVAHIYGWQGLTRVERETARAGEIVIVAGIEDIAIGETIADLENPRPLPPIRIDEPTVAMTFSVNNSPWAGREGDFVTSRKLGERIEFEARRNVSTRVEQLTPDAWRVMGRGELQLAVIVETMRREGYEMQVSKPTVITKQAGGEILEPMEMLVIDIPAECIGVVTQMLSARKGKMRTMVTHASSRVRLEYDIPARGLIGFRGRFLENTRGNGLMNTLFNGYAPWSGTIRSRANGAMISDREGVTTAYAIFHLQERGIFFVGPGEPVYEGMIVGEYAREINLPVNVCREKKLSNMRASGHDEAIRLSPARIPTLDAALEWIDEEELVEVTPKSVRLRNRVLKTGLRNKHRAGYIDGPPAEMAESN
- the fabF gene encoding beta-ketoacyl-ACP synthase II — protein: MRPMLERRVVVTGVGLVTPLGVGVDKNWEALMAGRSGIGLITRFDASGFPTRIAGEVKDFNPEDWIEKRDVKKMDPFIQYAVASAEQAMRQSGLKITEDNADQVGVLIGVGIGGLCTIEEYHKVFMETGLRHITPFFIPKLIGNLAPGQISIRYGARGVNFTTTSACASGSHAIGEAYRMIRLGYLDAAITGGSEAAITSLGVGGFAAMRALSTHNEVPEKASRPFDKQRDGFVMAEGSAALILEERDAAIARGAGIIAEVCGYAANSDAYHITSPAPEGRGAAKCMRMCLEDSDLDPNEVDYINAHGTSTEQGDIAETQAVKRVFGERAAKVAISSTKSMTGHTLGAAGAIESVYTVLAINRGMMPPTINQEFPDPECDLDYVPNKARPATIRIALNNSFGFGGTNTTLAFRAAVQS
- a CDS encoding PadR family transcriptional regulator; translated protein: MAASNAIYSGLIRLHILHHASKEPIFGLGIIEELGRHGYRLSAGTLYPLLHGLEREGYLRSFEKRNGRHARRLYKATPKGRQALREAKSRVRELFAELFEDE